The following are encoded together in the Onychostoma macrolepis isolate SWU-2019 chromosome 03, ASM1243209v1, whole genome shotgun sequence genome:
- the LOC131536029 gene encoding gastrula zinc finger protein XlCGF57.1-like has translation MAFIKEESEDIKIEETFTIKQEDTEEQTGLIEENKDIEELIEAGEKHQVKTEEISWSSSLKNDNICFTCSHCGKSLSCKQNLDLDIIFNRGGKPYVCDECEKIFTIKGNRTEHMNIHTAEKPHTCDRCGKSFPYKGNLKEHMKVHTGEKPHKCDQCEKSFPYKRNLKGHMKVHTGEKPYTCDQCGKSFTHKGNLSKHKKIHTGDKPYACDQCGKCFIQKVTFNDHMRIHTGEKPHKCDQCGKSFTRKRGLTVHMKVHTGEKLFTCDQCGKRFPYKRNLIEHMTIHTGEKPHTCAQCGKSYTQKGGLKEHMKIHTGEKPHTCDQCGKSFRISSVFKEHLLTHSRERLYSCDQCDKKFFRANFLKNHLKVHTKGKPYVCSLCGSSFRQMGSLKLHQKRHSGVKDHVCSDCGKAFFTDGALKLHRTIHMRETPYKCSHCDKSFKRSDYLRIHERIHTGEKP, from the exons ATGgcatttattaaagaggagagtgaagacataAAGATCGAAGAAACATTCACAATCAAACaagaagatactgaggaacaaacag GTCTGATAGAAGAGAACAAGGATATTGAAGAACTCATTGAAGCAGGGGAGAAACATCAGGTCAAAACTGAAGAGATATCCTGGAGTTCCTCATTGAAAAATGACAATATATGTTTCACTTGCTCTCACTGTGGAAAGAGTTTGTCATGCAAGCAAAATCTTGACCTTGACATAATATTTAATCGTGGAGGGAAGCCATATGTGTGTGATGAGTGCGAGAAGATTTTCACAATAAAAGGAAACCGTACTGAACACATGAATATTCACACAGCAGAGAAGCCACACACATGTGATCGATGTGGGAAGAGTTTCCCATATAAAGGAAACCTTAAAGAACACATGAAAGTCCACACTGGGGAGAAGCCACACAAATGTGATCAATGTGAGAAGAGTTTCCCATATAAAAGAAACCTAAAAGGACACATGAAAGTCCACACTGGGGAGAAGCcatacacatgtgatcagtgcgggaagagtttcacacataAAGGAAACCTTAGCAAACACAAgaaaatccacactggagatAAACCATAtgcatgtgatcaatgtgggaaGTGTTTCATacaaaaagttacttttaatgatcacatgaggatccacactggagaaaagccgCACaaatgtgatcagtgtgggaagagtttcacacgaaAAAGAGGCCTTACAGTACACATGAAagtccacactggagagaagctgttcacatgtgatcagtgcgggaagagatTCCCATATAAAAGAAACCTTATAGAACACATGACAATTCACACAGGAGAGAAACCGCACACGTGTGCTCAATGTGGGAAGAGTTATACACAAAAAGGAGGCCTTAAAGAACACATgaaaatccacactggagaaaagccacacacatgtgatcagtgtgggaagagtttcagaaTATCAAGCGTTTTTAAAGAACATCTGCTTACTCATTCTAGAGAAAGGCTATATAGCTGTGATCAATGCGATAAAAAGTTTTTTAGGGCAAATTTCCTAAAGAATCACCTGAAAGTTCATACAAAGGGGAAGCCTTATGTGTGTTCTTTATGTGGAAGTAGTTTTCGTCAGATGGGTAGTTTAAAACTGCACCAGAAAAGACACAGCGGTGTGAAGGATCATGTTTGCTCTGACTGTGGGAAGGCTTTTTTTACAGATGGTGCACTGAAATTGCACAGGACAATTCACATGAGAGAAACACcgtacaagtgttcacactgtgacaagagctTCAAACGCTCAGATTATCTGAGAatacatgagaggatccacactggagagaagccgtaa